The Psychrobacter sp. LV10R520-6 genome includes a region encoding these proteins:
- a CDS encoding aldehyde dehydrogenase family protein, giving the protein MLYAYPNTENSPVQFRKKYDNFINGEWVAPVDGEYFDNSSPIDGKTICQVARSKAADIEKALDAAHAAKEAWGKTSVTERSKMLLNLADGIEANLEKIAIAECYENGKPVRETLAADIPIAIDHLRYFAGVIRAQEGGISQIDEDTVAYHFHEPLGVVGQIIPWNFPILMAIWKIAPALAAGNCVILKPAEQTPASVLYMLDLIGAADILPKGVLNVVNGFGVEAGKPIASNPRIDKVSFTGETTTGRLIMQYASENIIPVTLELGGKSPNIFFADVMDEDDDFLDKAVEGLVMFALNQGEVCTCPSRALVHESIYDEFMKRCIARVKAIKMGNPLDTDTMIGAQASSDQLEKILSYLDIGKKEGAKVLVGGEIAKHDGDMADGYYVQPTIFEGTNDMRVFQEEIFGPVLAVTTFKDDEDAMTIANDTLYGLGAGVWTRNGTRAYRFGRGIKAGRVWTNCYHLYPAHSAFGGYKQSGIGRENHLMMLDHYQQTKNMLVSYSPKAMGFF; this is encoded by the coding sequence ATGCTATACGCCTACCCTAACACTGAAAACAGTCCTGTACAGTTCCGCAAAAAATACGATAACTTTATTAATGGTGAGTGGGTCGCGCCAGTTGATGGCGAATACTTCGACAACTCAAGCCCTATCGATGGCAAAACCATCTGTCAGGTTGCGCGCTCTAAAGCCGCTGATATCGAAAAAGCGCTGGACGCCGCTCATGCTGCCAAAGAAGCTTGGGGCAAAACCAGTGTCACTGAACGCTCCAAAATGTTGCTCAATCTTGCCGATGGTATCGAAGCCAACCTTGAAAAGATCGCTATTGCCGAGTGCTATGAGAACGGTAAACCAGTGCGCGAAACCCTTGCCGCTGATATTCCAATAGCAATTGACCATTTGCGTTACTTCGCTGGGGTGATTCGCGCGCAAGAAGGCGGTATCAGCCAAATTGATGAAGATACGGTCGCCTATCATTTTCATGAGCCACTGGGCGTCGTCGGTCAAATCATTCCTTGGAACTTCCCTATTCTAATGGCAATCTGGAAAATTGCTCCTGCCCTGGCAGCGGGTAACTGTGTCATCCTCAAGCCTGCCGAGCAAACCCCCGCTTCTGTTTTGTACATGCTTGACTTGATAGGCGCGGCCGACATTCTACCTAAAGGCGTACTTAACGTCGTTAACGGTTTCGGTGTTGAAGCCGGTAAGCCAATCGCTTCCAATCCACGCATTGATAAAGTTTCCTTTACGGGTGAGACCACAACCGGTCGCTTGATTATGCAATACGCTAGTGAAAATATCATTCCAGTGACTTTAGAGCTTGGTGGTAAGAGTCCAAACATCTTCTTTGCTGATGTGATGGATGAAGACGATGACTTCTTAGATAAAGCGGTTGAAGGCTTGGTCATGTTTGCGCTGAACCAAGGTGAGGTCTGTACTTGCCCGTCACGCGCTCTCGTTCACGAAAGCATCTATGATGAATTTATGAAACGCTGTATCGCCCGCGTTAAAGCCATCAAAATGGGCAACCCACTCGATACAGATACCATGATTGGTGCACAAGCCAGCTCTGATCAGCTAGAGAAAATTCTTTCTTATCTCGATATTGGTAAAAAAGAAGGCGCCAAAGTCCTTGTTGGTGGTGAAATAGCCAAACATGATGGCGACATGGCAGACGGTTACTATGTACAGCCGACCATCTTTGAAGGCACGAATGATATGCGCGTGTTCCAAGAAGAAATCTTCGGTCCTGTACTTGCCGTCACTACCTTTAAAGACGATGAAGATGCTATGACTATTGCTAATGATACCTTATACGGTCTCGGTGCTGGAGTATGGACGCGTAATGGCACTCGCGCTTATCGTTTCGGTCGTGGCATCAAAGCGGGTCGTGTTTGGACCAACTGCTATCACCTCTATCCTGCCCATTCAGCGTTTGGCGGTTACAAGCAGTCTGGTATTGGCCGCGAAAACCATCTAATGATGCTAGATCATTATCAGCAAACCAAAAACATGCTGGTCTCTTATAGTCCTAAAGCCATGGGTTTCTTCTAG
- the adhP gene encoding alcohol dehydrogenase AdhP produces MSKKMKAAVLHEFGQPLQIEEVDIPTPGAGEIVVKMQASGVCHTDLHAIEGDWPVKPSPPFIPGHEGVGLITAVGEGVTHVKEGDRVGVPWLYSACGHCTHCLGGWETLCERQENSGYSVNGSFAEYVLANANYVGIIPDNVDSIEIAPVLCAGVTVYKGLKMTEARPGDWVVISGIGGLGHMGVQYAIAMGLNVAAVDIDDEKLEFAKKLGATVTVNAKNTDPGEYLKKEIGGAHGVLVTAVSSKAFDQALSMVRRGGTVVFNGLPTGDFPVSIFDTVLNGITIRGSIVGTRLDLQESLNMAAAGKVKATVAAEPLENINDIFERMRAGKIEGRIVIDYNM; encoded by the coding sequence ATGAGTAAGAAAATGAAAGCCGCTGTATTGCATGAATTTGGTCAACCTCTGCAAATTGAAGAGGTTGATATCCCAACACCAGGTGCTGGTGAGATTGTGGTCAAGATGCAAGCGTCAGGCGTTTGTCATACTGACTTACATGCGATTGAAGGAGACTGGCCGGTAAAACCTAGCCCGCCATTTATCCCTGGACACGAAGGCGTAGGTCTGATAACGGCAGTTGGTGAAGGCGTCACCCACGTCAAAGAAGGCGACCGCGTTGGGGTTCCTTGGCTGTACTCTGCCTGTGGTCACTGTACCCATTGTTTAGGTGGTTGGGAGACCTTATGTGAGCGTCAAGAAAACTCTGGCTATTCGGTCAACGGCAGTTTTGCAGAATATGTTCTAGCCAATGCCAACTATGTCGGCATTATCCCTGATAATGTTGACTCCATTGAAATTGCACCCGTTCTATGTGCGGGCGTTACTGTATATAAGGGCCTGAAAATGACCGAAGCCCGTCCGGGTGACTGGGTTGTTATCTCTGGTATCGGCGGATTGGGTCATATGGGCGTACAGTACGCGATTGCTATGGGACTAAACGTTGCCGCTGTAGATATCGATGATGAGAAGCTTGAATTTGCCAAAAAGTTAGGGGCCACTGTCACTGTTAATGCTAAAAACACCGATCCCGGTGAGTATCTAAAAAAAGAGATTGGTGGTGCTCATGGTGTGCTAGTGACCGCTGTGTCCTCTAAAGCGTTCGATCAAGCGCTGAGTATGGTAAGACGTGGTGGTACCGTGGTCTTTAATGGTCTACCAACAGGTGATTTTCCGGTATCGATTTTTGATACCGTTCTGAACGGTATCACCATACGTGGCTCAATCGTTGGTACGCGTCTTGACTTGCAAGAGTCATTAAATATGGCAGCAGCAGGAAAAGTAAAAGCGACCGTCGCCGCTGAACCGTTAGAGAATATCAATGATATTTTTGAGCGTATGCGTGCTGGAAAAATCGAAGGTCGCATTGTAATTGACTATAATATGTAG
- a CDS encoding AAA family ATPase, which produces MRQSSALDILKTGQNVFLTGSAGSGKTYTLNQYINYLRARRVPVAVTASTGIAATHMNGTTIHSWSGIGIKDELSERDLTNLSRKQFLADRLKDTAVLIIDEISMLHAKQLNLVSQVLKHVRKNDSAFGGIQVVVAGDFFQLPPIGSKGESNREKFAFMSEAWLEAKFHICYLSEQHRQVSEEANGGLDLDDILNQIRRQQVTFESIAALEATYDQDVDINRTRLYTHNLNVNKINDNELAALSGEMKRFDATATGDTKLVDTLKKTVRTQDELILKVGAKVMFIKNNTELGVSNGTMGELIGFAAVKVDDSSKDKSDALIKEDNDELSADDKADAGDNTGTDVKAKEKSKTKTKKPAPQKMPVVRLNSGREVVAEPEEWMIEDESGEVLASYLQVPLCLAWAITIHKSQGMTLDAAEIDLSRTFELGQGYVALSRLKSLAGLQLLGMNEMSLQLDPLARGADKRFLELSDEADANYAMLDEKSMQQAHEKFILKTGGTLSKSVIDAYTNLQKKRREQQQAQQDKKQKLGNQVADKSASTLLATRLLLEESLSIAEIAQTRGLAQSTIMRHISDLKREDQSLACDHLRPDDAVMTAVGNAYVAIKVANNPNDFHDDGNIKLRPVFEHLKQTIDYNTIRLALIFITP; this is translated from the coding sequence ATGCGTCAATCTTCTGCTCTTGATATCTTAAAAACAGGTCAAAACGTCTTTTTGACGGGCTCGGCAGGTTCAGGTAAGACTTATACTCTTAATCAATATATCAATTATTTGCGCGCTCGCCGAGTTCCGGTGGCAGTGACCGCAAGTACCGGAATTGCTGCCACCCATATGAATGGCACTACTATTCATAGCTGGTCGGGAATTGGCATTAAGGATGAGCTGAGCGAGCGCGATTTAACCAATTTATCTCGTAAGCAGTTTTTAGCCGATAGACTGAAAGATACCGCTGTACTTATTATTGATGAGATATCCATGCTGCATGCTAAGCAGCTGAACTTGGTCAGCCAAGTGCTCAAGCATGTCCGCAAGAACGACTCAGCATTTGGCGGTATTCAAGTGGTGGTTGCAGGAGATTTTTTTCAGTTGCCGCCTATTGGCAGCAAGGGTGAGAGTAATAGAGAAAAATTCGCTTTTATGTCCGAGGCGTGGCTGGAGGCAAAGTTTCATATTTGTTATTTGAGTGAGCAGCATCGGCAGGTCAGTGAAGAGGCTAATGGCGGACTTGATTTGGATGATATCTTGAATCAAATCCGTCGTCAGCAGGTGACTTTTGAGTCGATAGCGGCTTTAGAAGCCACTTACGATCAAGACGTTGATATTAACCGTACTCGCCTATATACCCATAATCTCAATGTTAATAAAATCAATGATAATGAGCTTGCGGCGTTATCTGGTGAGATGAAGCGATTTGACGCGACGGCAACTGGCGATACTAAGCTAGTAGATACGCTGAAAAAGACCGTGCGTACTCAAGATGAGCTTATCCTGAAAGTCGGCGCGAAAGTCATGTTTATCAAAAACAATACTGAGCTTGGCGTCTCTAACGGCACGATGGGCGAGTTGATTGGCTTTGCAGCGGTAAAGGTTGATGATAGCAGTAAGGATAAAAGTGACGCTTTAATCAAGGAAGATAATGATGAGCTAAGCGCTGATGACAAGGCTGACGCCGGCGATAATACTGGTACTGATGTTAAAGCAAAAGAGAAGTCAAAAACTAAAACTAAAAAGCCAGCACCCCAAAAAATGCCAGTGGTCCGACTAAATTCAGGGCGTGAAGTAGTCGCCGAGCCTGAAGAATGGATGATTGAAGACGAAAGTGGCGAGGTGCTGGCAAGCTATTTACAAGTACCCTTGTGTTTGGCTTGGGCGATTACCATTCATAAATCGCAAGGGATGACCCTTGATGCCGCTGAAATTGATTTGTCTCGTACTTTTGAGCTTGGCCAAGGCTATGTGGCATTATCACGGCTTAAATCTTTGGCAGGCTTACAGCTGCTTGGCATGAACGAGATGAGCTTACAGCTTGACCCACTAGCACGCGGGGCAGATAAACGGTTTCTAGAGCTCTCTGATGAAGCCGATGCCAACTATGCGATGCTTGATGAAAAAAGTATGCAGCAAGCGCACGAAAAGTTTATTCTAAAAACGGGCGGTACGCTTAGTAAATCAGTGATTGATGCCTATACCAATCTACAAAAAAAACGCCGAGAACAACAGCAAGCGCAGCAAGATAAAAAGCAAAAATTAGGCAATCAAGTCGCTGATAAGTCGGCCAGTACCTTACTTGCTACACGGTTACTATTGGAAGAAAGTCTAAGCATTGCTGAAATTGCGCAAACGCGTGGGCTTGCACAATCGACTATTATGCGCCATATTAGTGATCTAAAACGCGAAGATCAAAGCCTCGCTTGTGATCATCTGCGCCCTGACGATGCAGTAATGACCGCGGTCGGTAATGCCTATGTGGCTATCAAAGTAGCTAACAATCCTAACGACTTTCATGATGATGGTAACATCAAGCTAAGACCCGTTTTTGAGCATCTCAAGCAGACCATTGACTATAATACTATTCGCTTGGCACTGATTTTTATTACCCCGTAA
- a CDS encoding DUF779 domain-containing protein, translating to MKLAATESCKELIELLKSKHGDLMFHLSGGCCDGSSPMCYPLGEFKVGGQDVLIGELAGCPFYMGKPQYKLWQHTDLTIDVVNGRGASFSLEIPEGKRFMVRSEVCAVESDTESAK from the coding sequence ATGAAACTTGCTGCTACAGAATCTTGTAAAGAACTGATCGAACTATTAAAATCCAAGCACGGCGATTTGATGTTTCATCTATCAGGAGGTTGCTGTGATGGCAGCTCTCCAATGTGTTATCCATTAGGTGAGTTCAAAGTGGGTGGTCAAGACGTGCTGATTGGTGAACTTGCTGGTTGCCCTTTTTATATGGGTAAACCGCAATATAAGTTATGGCAACATACGGATTTAACGATTGATGTGGTCAACGGTCGCGGTGCGAGCTTTTCGCTAGAAATACCAGAAGGCAAACGTTTTATGGTGCGTTCTGAGGTTTGTGCGGTTGAAAGTGATACTGAATCTGCTAAATAA
- a CDS encoding YceI family protein translates to MNTPAASLVKITLSTCLLISLPVMGLASTNTPQKWKMDVPKTNVDFKVAYLGNGTIEGQFNKVNGSINYDMKNPTGTTINFTVNTNSIDAGGNLRNALLRRKELLNTAQYPTMTFVSKKVKMINPKEANVTGNFTVLGQTKPLTVKVTLANMKNDPVTQKPILKFRATGMIDRFTYGVTAFPSIVGNMIPLDITGELIAAS, encoded by the coding sequence ATGAATACACCTGCTGCCTCTTTAGTCAAAATAACGCTGAGTACCTGTTTATTAATATCATTACCGGTAATGGGTTTAGCCTCCACCAACACCCCGCAAAAATGGAAGATGGATGTGCCAAAAACCAACGTAGACTTTAAAGTGGCCTATTTAGGAAATGGCACCATTGAAGGTCAGTTTAATAAAGTTAACGGTTCAATCAATTACGATATGAAGAATCCAACTGGCACTACAATAAATTTTACCGTCAATACCAATAGTATAGATGCAGGTGGCAATCTACGGAATGCTCTTTTGCGCCGAAAAGAGCTACTTAATACTGCGCAGTATCCTACTATGACTTTTGTATCAAAAAAAGTTAAAATGATTAATCCTAAAGAGGCGAACGTAACCGGTAACTTTACTGTCTTGGGTCAGACCAAACCTTTAACCGTTAAAGTAACGCTGGCAAATATGAAAAATGACCCCGTGACTCAAAAACCTATTTTAAAGTTTCGGGCAACGGGCATGATTGATAGGTTTACTTATGGGGTGACAGCTTTTCCAAGCATCGTCGGTAATATGATACCCCTTGATATAACGGGCGAACTTATTGCTGCTAGTTAA